A DNA window from Methylocystis heyeri contains the following coding sequences:
- the mtnA gene encoding S-methyl-5-thioribose-1-phosphate isomerase, with product MRIEGRDYKTIWLDADGRRVHVVDQTLLPHRFATRTLASAGEAARAIADMIVRGAPLIGATGAYGLALAARENVGDSYIEAARAELLATRPTAVNLRWALDRVSSLLLAAPLSERSALAYAEAARIAEEDEACCEAIGVNGAAIIAGVAARKAGDTVNILTHCNAGWLCAVDWGTALAPIYKAARAGVALHVYVDETRPRNQGASLTAFELLNEGVAHTVVADNAGGHLMQHGMVDLVIVGSDRTTRAGDVCNKIGTYLKALAAHENGVPFYVALPGSTVDWSIRDGVKDIPIEERSPREVTHISGQAENGDIVEVRLTPKGSPARNFGFDVTPSRFVTALITERGVCEASESGLGALYPEKLGAFRE from the coding sequence ATGCGCATCGAAGGACGCGATTACAAGACTATCTGGCTCGACGCCGATGGACGGCGCGTCCATGTCGTCGACCAGACTTTGCTGCCTCACCGGTTTGCGACGCGCACGCTCGCTTCTGCAGGCGAAGCGGCGCGGGCCATCGCGGACATGATCGTGCGCGGAGCGCCGCTCATCGGCGCTACGGGCGCCTATGGTCTCGCGCTTGCGGCCCGGGAGAACGTCGGCGATTCATATATAGAAGCCGCTCGCGCGGAGCTTCTGGCGACGCGTCCCACCGCGGTCAATCTGCGCTGGGCGCTCGATCGGGTGAGTTCTCTGCTTCTTGCCGCGCCATTGAGCGAACGCTCCGCGCTCGCCTACGCCGAAGCAGCGAGGATCGCCGAGGAGGACGAGGCTTGCTGCGAGGCTATCGGAGTCAACGGCGCAGCGATCATCGCCGGCGTCGCCGCGCGCAAGGCGGGCGACACGGTGAACATTCTCACCCACTGCAACGCCGGCTGGCTTTGCGCCGTCGATTGGGGCACGGCGCTAGCGCCGATCTACAAGGCCGCGCGAGCAGGCGTCGCGCTGCATGTCTATGTCGACGAAACGCGGCCGAGGAACCAGGGCGCGAGTCTGACCGCTTTTGAACTGCTCAATGAAGGCGTCGCGCATACTGTCGTCGCCGACAACGCAGGCGGCCATCTGATGCAGCACGGCATGGTCGATCTCGTCATCGTGGGCAGCGACCGTACGACGCGCGCGGGCGACGTCTGCAACAAAATCGGCACTTATCTCAAGGCGCTCGCCGCGCATGAGAACGGCGTGCCCTTTTACGTCGCGCTTCCCGGTTCGACGGTGGATTGGAGCATCAGGGACGGCGTGAAGGATATACCTATCGAGGAACGCTCGCCGCGCGAGGTTACGCATATTTCGGGGCAAGCGGAAAATGGCGATATCGTCGAGGTGCGCCTGACCCCTAAGGGTTCCCCGGCGCGCAATTTCGGCTTCGATGTCACGCCGTCGCGCTTTGTCACGGCGCTGATCACCGAGCGAGGGGTCTGCGAGGCGAGCGAGAGCGGGCTCGGCGCGCTCTATCCTGAAAAGCTGGGCGCTTTCCGGGAATAG
- a CDS encoding Flp family type IVb pilin encodes MKNLVSQFAKDETGATAIEYGLIASLISIVAIAAFNAVGTNLQNKFTKIANNLN; translated from the coding sequence ATGAAAAACCTTGTTTCCCAGTTCGCCAAGGACGAAACCGGCGCCACCGCTATCGAATACGGCCTGATCGCATCGCTGATCTCCATTGTCGCCATCGCCGCGTTCAACGCGGTAGGCACCAATCTGCAGAACAAATTCACCAAAATCGCGAACAACCTTAATTAA